One part of the Microbacterium aurugineum genome encodes these proteins:
- a CDS encoding type 1 glutamine amidotransferase domain-containing protein, whose protein sequence is MTLTGNRVAFLATDGFEDSELTSPWEAVTAAGASATLIAPAGAAITGKNGHEQAVDLLASEAAADSFDALVLPGGVVNADHLRLDKPSIALARAFFDQHKPVGVICHGAWILIEADVVDGRTLTSYPSLTTDLRNAGATWVDEEVIVDEGLVSSRTPDDLPAFNAKLVEEIGEGKHAGQTA, encoded by the coding sequence ATGACCCTCACCGGCAACCGAGTGGCGTTCCTGGCGACCGACGGATTCGAGGACAGCGAGCTCACCAGCCCGTGGGAGGCGGTCACCGCCGCGGGCGCGAGCGCGACACTGATCGCCCCGGCGGGAGCGGCGATCACAGGGAAGAACGGTCACGAGCAAGCCGTCGACCTGCTCGCCTCCGAGGCGGCGGCCGACAGCTTCGACGCCCTCGTCCTTCCCGGCGGTGTCGTCAACGCCGACCACCTGCGCCTCGACAAGCCGTCGATCGCGCTCGCCCGCGCCTTCTTCGACCAGCACAAGCCCGTCGGCGTGATCTGCCACGGCGCCTGGATCCTCATCGAGGCGGACGTCGTGGACGGCCGGACGCTCACGAGCTACCCGAGCCTGACCACCGACCTCCGCAATGCCGGAGCGACCTGGGTCGACGAAGAGGTCATCGTGGACGAAGGACTCGTCTCCAGCCGCACACCCGACGATCTCCCGGCCTTCAACGCGAAGCTCGTCGAGGAGATCGGCGAGGGGAAGCACGCAGGCCAGACGGCCTGA
- a CDS encoding fasciclin domain-containing protein, whose amino-acid sequence MFSTKKKVTAAITLGLASAFLLSACSMGSGSTTDESSEPKAPETSESTPTEMDPAANLVGPGCAAYADAVPDGAGSVEGMAQDPVAVAASNNPLLTTLVSAVSGQLNPDVDLVDTLNGGEFTVFAPVDDAFAKIDPATIEALKTDSATLSSILTYHVVPGQIEPADIDGMHKTVQGAELEVTGSGDDLMVNDAKVICGGVQTANATVYLIDTVLMPPAS is encoded by the coding sequence ATGTTCAGCACCAAGAAGAAGGTCACCGCGGCAATCACCCTCGGCCTGGCGAGCGCATTCCTGCTCTCGGCCTGTTCCATGGGCAGCGGCAGCACCACGGACGAGTCGTCCGAGCCGAAGGCACCGGAGACGTCGGAGTCGACGCCGACGGAGATGGACCCGGCGGCGAACCTGGTCGGTCCCGGCTGCGCGGCATACGCCGACGCCGTGCCGGACGGCGCAGGATCCGTCGAGGGCATGGCCCAGGACCCGGTCGCGGTCGCAGCCTCGAACAACCCGCTGCTGACCACGCTGGTTTCGGCGGTGAGCGGACAGCTCAACCCCGACGTCGACCTGGTCGACACCCTGAACGGCGGCGAGTTCACCGTGTTCGCACCGGTGGATGACGCCTTCGCGAAGATCGACCCGGCCACGATCGAGGCCCTCAAGACCGACAGCGCCACGCTGAGCTCGATCCTGACCTACCACGTGGTCCCCGGCCAGATCGAGCCGGCCGACATCGACGGCATGCACAAGACCGTGCAGGGCGCCGAGCTCGAGGTCACGGGCAGCGGAGACGACCTGATGGTCAACGACGCGAAGGTCATCTGCGGTGGAGTCCAGACCGCGAACGCGACCGTGTACCTCATCGACACGGTCCTGATGCCCCCGGCATCCTAA
- a CDS encoding DUF1697 domain-containing protein: MSRSVLLLRAVNVSGRNRVPMGRLRDVLAAETDLADISTYIASGNIVCATPPDPEAARAAVRSVIQREFGVDTPVIHRTHEQLVSSESAQPFPEGDVTFVHAMFLEGRPASGALGALEERLLPAERLALVDDDLWIDYGEGGVHSTKLTKAVLDRALGVAGTARNLRTIRTLIELAA; encoded by the coding sequence GTGAGTCGTAGCGTCCTCCTGCTGCGGGCCGTGAACGTCAGCGGGCGCAACAGGGTTCCGATGGGGCGGCTGCGCGACGTGCTGGCAGCCGAGACGGACCTCGCCGATATCTCCACCTACATCGCCAGCGGGAACATCGTCTGCGCGACTCCACCGGATCCCGAGGCCGCACGCGCTGCTGTCCGTTCCGTGATCCAGCGCGAGTTCGGGGTGGACACGCCCGTGATCCATCGGACCCATGAGCAGCTGGTCTCGTCGGAGTCCGCGCAGCCCTTTCCCGAAGGGGATGTGACTTTCGTGCACGCGATGTTCCTCGAGGGGCGGCCTGCGAGTGGTGCGCTCGGAGCGTTGGAGGAACGCCTGCTCCCTGCAGAGCGCCTCGCTCTCGTCGACGACGACCTGTGGATCGACTACGGCGAAGGTGGCGTGCATTCCACGAAGCTGACGAAGGCGGTGCTCGACCGTGCGCTCGGCGTGGCGGGCACAGCGCGCAACCTCCGCACGATCCGCACGCTCATCGAGCTGGCCGCGTGA
- a CDS encoding alpha/beta hydrolase: MNNRSTSRFRRALGVIAGLAAASVALSGCLYAMIPEQSSRPSTTAAPDTEGVAEDLLPFYSQELTWTECGTGFDCTDVTAPLDWENPAAGDITLAVVRHRAEGTPVGSLLTNPGGPGASGVDLVLNNLGFAVGADLIENFDVIGFDPRGVGDSTAVTCYDAPEMDDYLYGIPAAARGTAEWEAELLDAHKSFAEACDANSGGILPYVTTVNAARDMDLIRAVLGDKQLNYLGYSYGTFLGATYAKLYPEKAGRLVLDGAIDPAVPGLEVGATQALGFESALRAYMQSCLDSGECPFAGTVDEAMADLGALLASVDRTPLQSGDGRLMGADTLLTGIIAALYSQDNWGFLTQALDEALQGDPTSAFLLADFYNSREDGVYIDNSTEAFRAYNCMDYPVEDDPAAEAAIDAKIAEGAPTIAPYWSGPDSCEVWPYPPTGTRGEITAEGAGPILVIGTTNDPATPYEWSESLADQLEEGVLITRVGEGHTGYNKGNICVDDAVEAFLLDDVVPEDGLRCE; the protein is encoded by the coding sequence GTGAACAACCGATCGACTTCCCGCTTCCGGCGTGCCCTCGGGGTCATCGCCGGCCTCGCCGCGGCTTCCGTCGCCCTCTCCGGCTGCCTCTACGCGATGATCCCCGAGCAGTCCTCGCGGCCGTCCACGACCGCCGCTCCCGATACCGAGGGTGTGGCAGAAGACCTGCTGCCGTTCTACTCGCAGGAATTGACCTGGACCGAGTGCGGCACCGGCTTCGACTGCACCGACGTCACGGCTCCGCTCGACTGGGAGAACCCGGCAGCGGGCGACATCACGCTCGCGGTCGTGCGCCACCGGGCGGAGGGGACCCCGGTCGGCTCGCTGCTGACCAACCCCGGTGGCCCTGGTGCCAGCGGTGTGGACCTCGTCCTGAACAACCTCGGATTCGCCGTCGGGGCCGACCTCATCGAGAACTTCGATGTGATCGGCTTCGACCCGCGCGGAGTCGGCGACTCGACCGCGGTGACCTGCTACGACGCCCCCGAGATGGACGACTACCTCTACGGCATCCCCGCCGCCGCCCGCGGTACCGCGGAGTGGGAGGCCGAACTGCTCGACGCGCATAAATCGTTCGCCGAAGCGTGCGATGCGAACAGCGGCGGGATCCTGCCCTACGTCACCACCGTCAACGCCGCCCGCGACATGGATCTGATCCGTGCCGTGCTGGGCGACAAGCAGCTGAACTACCTCGGCTACTCGTACGGCACATTCCTCGGCGCGACCTACGCCAAGCTCTACCCCGAGAAGGCCGGGCGTCTGGTGCTCGACGGTGCGATCGATCCCGCTGTCCCCGGCCTCGAGGTCGGCGCGACGCAGGCACTCGGTTTCGAATCGGCGCTGCGCGCCTACATGCAGAGCTGCCTCGACTCCGGGGAGTGCCCGTTCGCCGGAACGGTCGATGAAGCGATGGCCGATCTCGGAGCGCTGCTGGCGAGCGTCGATCGCACGCCGTTGCAGAGCGGAGACGGTCGACTCATGGGCGCGGACACCCTGCTGACGGGCATCATCGCGGCGCTCTATTCGCAGGACAACTGGGGATTCCTCACGCAGGCGCTCGATGAGGCTCTGCAGGGCGACCCGACCTCGGCGTTCCTCCTCGCCGACTTCTACAACAGCCGCGAAGACGGCGTCTACATCGACAACTCCACCGAGGCGTTCCGCGCATACAACTGCATGGACTACCCAGTGGAGGACGACCCCGCCGCGGAAGCCGCCATCGATGCCAAGATCGCCGAGGGTGCCCCGACCATCGCGCCGTATTGGAGCGGTCCGGATTCCTGCGAGGTCTGGCCCTATCCGCCGACCGGAACCCGGGGTGAGATCACGGCCGAAGGTGCGGGACCCATCCTGGTGATCGGGACGACCAACGACCCGGCGACCCCGTACGAGTGGTCCGAATCGCTCGCGGATCAACTGGAGGAGGGCGTTCTCATCACTCGCGTGGGCGAGGGGCACACCGGCTACAACAAGGGCAACATCTGCGTCGACGACGCGGTCGAGGCGTTCCTGCTCGACGACGTGGTGCCCGAAGACGGCCTCCGCTGCGAGTGA
- a CDS encoding DNA polymerase III subunit delta' → MPQTVPAPFPWVDVWGQDAAVDTLRAAASDPAALSHAWLITGPPGSGRSTLAYAFAAALIADHPDDENVMRQVLAGTHPDVTALRTDKVIITIAEARGLVERSYFAPSAGRYRVIVVEDADRMVERTSNVLLKALEEPPEQTVWILCAPSEADLLPTIRSRVRSLRLTEPDVDDVARLISLRTGADEAIAEQAARHAQRHIGMAQRLATDDAARRRRDETLRSVLGVRGVGDAVEVAGRIIQAATEDAKALTAERDASERASLLRTIGIAEGQAVPPALRTQLSALEDDQKKRATRSLRDGIDRVLTDLQSLFRDVVMLQFDRGGDLINRELRPELEELAAVWPVTRTLVVLDHLAETRQSLERNVAPLLALESLLVTIASGRKP, encoded by the coding sequence ATGCCCCAGACCGTTCCCGCTCCCTTCCCGTGGGTGGATGTGTGGGGGCAGGACGCCGCGGTCGACACGCTCCGTGCCGCCGCCTCCGATCCCGCCGCGCTGTCGCACGCCTGGCTGATCACCGGTCCACCCGGATCAGGAAGATCGACCCTGGCCTATGCCTTCGCGGCCGCGCTGATTGCCGATCACCCCGACGACGAGAACGTGATGCGGCAAGTGCTGGCGGGCACGCATCCCGACGTCACCGCGCTGCGCACCGACAAGGTCATCATCACGATCGCCGAGGCCCGAGGCCTGGTGGAGCGCTCCTACTTCGCCCCCTCCGCCGGGCGATATCGCGTGATCGTGGTCGAAGACGCCGACCGCATGGTCGAGCGCACGTCCAACGTGCTCCTGAAGGCGCTCGAGGAGCCGCCGGAGCAGACGGTCTGGATCCTGTGCGCCCCCAGCGAGGCCGACCTCCTGCCCACGATCCGCTCTCGCGTGCGGTCGTTGCGGCTGACGGAACCGGACGTCGACGATGTCGCGCGTCTCATCAGCCTGCGCACGGGGGCGGACGAGGCCATCGCCGAGCAGGCCGCTCGGCACGCGCAGCGCCACATCGGCATGGCCCAGAGGCTCGCGACCGACGATGCGGCGCGCCGTCGCCGCGACGAGACGCTGCGATCCGTCCTCGGTGTACGCGGTGTCGGCGATGCCGTCGAGGTCGCCGGCCGGATCATCCAGGCCGCGACGGAGGATGCGAAGGCGCTCACGGCCGAGCGTGATGCGAGCGAACGCGCCTCCCTGCTGCGCACGATCGGCATCGCGGAGGGGCAGGCGGTGCCGCCGGCGCTGCGCACCCAGCTGTCCGCGCTCGAAGACGATCAGAAGAAGCGCGCCACCCGGAGTCTGCGCGACGGGATCGACCGGGTGCTCACCGACCTGCAATCGCTGTTCCGTGACGTCGTGATGCTGCAGTTCGACCGTGGCGGCGACCTCATCAACCGAGAACTCCGTCCCGAACTCGAGGAGCTCGCGGCCGTCTGGCCCGTGACCCGTACTCTTGTCGTACTTGACCACCTAGCCGAGACGCGGCAGTCCCTGGAGCGCAATGTCGCTCCGCTGCTCGCCCTGGAGAGCTTGCTCGTGACGATCGCGAGCGGGAGGAAACCGTGA
- the sigK gene encoding ECF RNA polymerase sigma factor SigK: protein MLIGMVIDGFDVPEDGATQDAVADLIVRVASGDQAAFATLYDLLSSRVFGLILRVLVNRSQSEEVLQEVFLEIWQSASRFAPNRGQGRAWIMTIAHRRAVDRVRASQSSADRDVRAGFKDIGVAHDSVAEQVELGIEGGKVVEALSGLPEAQREALVLAYYGGYSQNEIAALVGAPLGTIKTRMRDGLTRLRTAMGVTA, encoded by the coding sequence ATGCTTATAGGGATGGTCATCGATGGGTTCGACGTTCCCGAGGACGGAGCGACGCAGGATGCTGTCGCCGACCTCATCGTCCGCGTCGCGTCAGGTGATCAAGCTGCCTTCGCGACTCTCTACGATCTGCTCTCCTCTCGCGTGTTCGGCCTCATCCTCCGTGTGCTGGTCAACCGCTCGCAGAGCGAAGAAGTGCTTCAAGAGGTCTTTCTGGAGATCTGGCAATCCGCTTCGCGCTTCGCTCCGAACAGAGGTCAGGGACGAGCATGGATCATGACGATCGCTCATCGCCGGGCCGTTGATCGGGTGCGTGCATCGCAGTCGAGCGCCGACCGAGACGTACGAGCAGGATTCAAGGACATCGGCGTCGCGCACGACAGTGTCGCGGAGCAGGTCGAATTGGGGATAGAGGGAGGGAAGGTCGTCGAAGCGCTCTCGGGGCTTCCGGAAGCGCAGCGCGAAGCACTCGTCCTCGCGTATTACGGCGGTTACAGTCAAAACGAGATCGCGGCCCTCGTGGGCGCGCCGCTGGGGACGATCAAGACACGGATGCGAGACGGGCTGACCCGTCTGCGCACGGCGATGGGGGTGACGGCATGA
- a CDS encoding anti-sigma factor: protein MNEKDFVELAAGAALHSLSADDERRYLAALAEHPEWEDTVDEDAATAASLADPVEPVTAPAHIRSALLAQIADLPQDGGTRSDPDATSAITDAPVATQSDAIDARAEQKPKQRRWTRSVFALAACLAVLVGVGIGAVALNQQLNPPASVVALQEIEAAGDAEQATVALDDGGSATAHWSASVGKAVLVADGIPTPAEGETYELWFVRGDAPVSAGVFDVDGGDATALLTGEMQAGDAIAVTVEQAGGSPTGQPTTDPVIVIPTA from the coding sequence ATGAACGAGAAGGACTTCGTAGAGCTCGCGGCAGGTGCCGCGCTGCACTCGCTGTCTGCAGACGATGAGCGTCGGTATCTCGCTGCCCTCGCGGAGCACCCGGAATGGGAGGACACCGTGGATGAGGATGCTGCGACCGCTGCGTCACTCGCGGACCCCGTCGAACCGGTCACCGCTCCCGCGCACATCCGATCCGCGCTGCTCGCACAGATCGCGGACCTGCCCCAGGACGGCGGAACGCGGTCCGATCCGGATGCCACGTCGGCGATCACGGACGCCCCCGTCGCCACCCAGAGCGACGCCATCGACGCTCGTGCCGAGCAGAAGCCGAAGCAGCGCCGCTGGACGCGGAGCGTGTTCGCCCTGGCGGCGTGCCTGGCCGTGCTGGTCGGCGTCGGAATCGGTGCGGTCGCCCTCAACCAGCAACTGAATCCTCCCGCCAGCGTGGTCGCGCTGCAGGAGATCGAGGCCGCGGGAGACGCCGAGCAGGCGACCGTCGCCCTCGATGACGGGGGATCGGCGACCGCGCACTGGTCCGCCTCGGTCGGCAAGGCCGTGCTGGTCGCCGACGGCATCCCCACCCCTGCAGAGGGGGAGACGTACGAGCTCTGGTTCGTCCGCGGTGATGCCCCGGTCTCGGCGGGTGTGTTCGATGTGGACGGCGGCGACGCCACGGCGCTCCTGACGGGCGAGATGCAGGCGGGCGACGCGATCGCCGTGACCGTCGAGCAGGCCGGTGGATCTCCGACAGGCCAGCCGACCACGGACCCGGTCATCGTCATCCCCACGGCCTGA
- a CDS encoding isochorismatase family protein gives MSRALLIVDVQNDFTEGGALEVVGGDAVASAVTGYLAAHATDYEVIIASRDWHDAEGDNGGHFAETPDFIDSWPVHCVAGTPGADYDPLLVTDSVTHHVRKGQGKPAYSMFEGETEAQETVGEVLAAAGVLSADVVGIATDHCVRASALDAIAHGVHVRILTDLVAGVAPEASETALAELVHAGAELVQSADA, from the coding sequence ATGAGTAGAGCGCTTCTCATCGTCGATGTGCAGAACGACTTCACCGAGGGCGGTGCGCTCGAGGTCGTGGGCGGTGATGCGGTGGCCTCCGCCGTCACGGGCTACCTCGCCGCGCACGCCACGGACTACGAGGTGATCATCGCCTCCCGCGACTGGCATGACGCCGAGGGGGACAACGGCGGTCACTTCGCCGAGACGCCGGACTTCATCGACTCCTGGCCGGTGCACTGCGTCGCCGGGACCCCGGGGGCCGACTACGATCCGCTCCTGGTGACCGATTCCGTGACCCACCACGTCCGCAAGGGTCAGGGCAAGCCCGCCTACTCGATGTTCGAGGGGGAGACCGAAGCACAGGAGACCGTCGGTGAGGTCCTGGCGGCGGCCGGCGTGCTCAGCGCGGATGTCGTCGGGATCGCGACGGATCACTGTGTCCGTGCGTCAGCGCTCGACGCGATCGCCCACGGTGTCCACGTCCGCATCCTGACCGACCTCGTCGCGGGGGTCGCTCCGGAGGCGAGTGAGACCGCGTTGGCCGAGCTCGTGCATGCCGGCGCGGAACTGGTCCAGAGCGCGGACGCGTGA
- the tmk gene encoding dTMP kinase, translating into MTSGRGVWITLEGGDGSGKTTQSNLLAEWLVAAGRTVVRTREPGGSEVGQLIRDIVLHHRGDIAPRAEALLYAADRAHHVATVVRPALERGDVVLQDRYLDSSVAYQGAGRVLDAKEIRDLSLWAAEGALPDLTVLLDLDPAAARTRLDSADKPFDRLEAEQEEFHGRVRDAYLALADAEPDRFLVLDAAASPESIVERIRARVGELLG; encoded by the coding sequence GTGACCTCAGGCCGCGGGGTGTGGATCACACTCGAAGGCGGCGACGGGTCCGGCAAGACCACGCAGTCGAACCTGCTCGCCGAGTGGCTCGTGGCTGCGGGTCGCACGGTCGTGCGCACGCGGGAACCGGGCGGCTCCGAGGTCGGCCAGCTGATCCGTGACATCGTGCTGCATCACCGTGGTGACATCGCGCCGCGCGCGGAGGCGCTGCTGTACGCGGCCGACCGTGCGCATCACGTCGCGACCGTCGTGCGACCGGCGCTCGAGCGTGGCGACGTCGTGCTGCAGGACCGCTACCTCGATTCGTCCGTGGCGTATCAGGGAGCCGGGCGCGTGCTCGATGCGAAAGAGATCCGCGACCTGTCGCTCTGGGCCGCGGAAGGTGCCCTTCCCGACTTGACCGTGCTTCTCGACCTCGATCCCGCGGCAGCACGCACCCGTCTCGACTCGGCGGACAAGCCGTTCGACCGCCTCGAGGCCGAGCAGGAAGAGTTCCACGGCCGGGTCCGCGATGCCTACCTCGCGCTCGCCGACGCCGAGCCCGACAGGTTCCTGGTTCTGGACGCCGCTGCCTCTCCCGAGAGCATCGTCGAACGGATCCGCGCGCGGGTCGGAGAGCTGCTCGGCTGA
- a CDS encoding CGNR zinc finger domain-containing protein — protein sequence MHLNPYGEYAVLLAASLANDWPEDRAGIEERTLALGMTQTFPPAPEDHAEVRAVIDDWLAIVDEPDADARALLLNAQLAAAAAYPRLTNHDGEGWHLHYRDDVPSLPYVLRAIISLGTSLHLVTRGMSRLGRCQAAPCTNVVADVTRNGSQRFCSVRCANRAAVRRHRARL from the coding sequence ATGCATCTCAACCCTTACGGCGAGTATGCGGTCCTGCTGGCCGCGTCGTTGGCGAACGACTGGCCCGAGGATCGCGCCGGCATCGAGGAGCGCACCCTCGCCCTCGGGATGACGCAGACATTCCCGCCGGCGCCCGAGGACCATGCGGAAGTCCGAGCGGTCATCGACGACTGGCTCGCGATCGTCGACGAGCCCGATGCCGACGCGAGGGCGCTGCTGCTGAACGCACAGCTCGCCGCCGCCGCCGCGTACCCGCGGCTGACCAACCACGACGGCGAGGGCTGGCACCTGCACTACCGCGATGACGTGCCGTCGCTGCCCTACGTGCTCCGGGCGATCATCAGCCTCGGCACGTCGCTGCATCTCGTCACCCGGGGAATGAGCAGGCTCGGGCGCTGCCAGGCCGCGCCGTGCACGAATGTCGTGGCGGACGTGACGCGCAACGGTAGCCAGCGGTTCTGCTCCGTGCGCTGCGCCAACCGTGCGGCCGTCCGTCGGCATCGGGCTCGCCTCTGA
- the topA gene encoding type I DNA topoisomerase, with product MAEGKKLVIVESPTKMRSIQGYLGDGYEVLSSVGHIRDLADKKDIPAEDKQAYGKYSIDIDNGFDPYYVVSDRKTKTVAELKRALKSADELLLATDEDREGEAIAWHLLETLKPKVPVKRMVFHEITKDAIQAAVGNTRELDHDLVDAQETRRILDRLYGWDVSPVLWYKVKTGISAGRVQSAATRLIVDRERERMAFTSAEYWDVDAAAAATGTSFKIRLVRVDGGQLARGADFDDDGKLKKAVVVLDEAAASALAEAIDAVGSGSVTKVEAKPGTRSPYAPFTTSTMQQEAGRKLSMGAKQAMGVAQRLYEKGYITYMRTDSTSLSTQAVQAARSQAVALYGDAAVPLKPRVYKSKSKNAQEAHEAIRPSGDNFRTPASLSSELDRDEQRLYDLIWKRTVASQMADAKYETTTVTIAVDAAGKKAEFTASGTVYTFKGFLEAYEEGRDEKRGDADAAENQSLPAVAVGDQLAVSDAEAKGHRTTPKPRYTEASLVKVLEEKGIGRPSTFASIPETILDRGYAVKRGQALVPTWLAFSVVRLLEEHFADLVDYDFTAALEDDLDTIARGEQNRVEWLKSFYFGSDSHVGLRQVVDNLGEIDARALNSTRITDTATLRFGKYGPYLEVADPENPEAKPRIVNVPEELAPDELTAEKAQELIDAPVAGDRVLGENPANGKIVVVKDGRFGPYVQENDPVAEDAAIDEATGEVVEAPKPKRGAKKDAAPKPRTASLFRSMSVDEIDLDTALQLLSLPRVVGVDPESGDEITAQNGRFGPYLKKGTDSRSLESESQIFSITLEQALEIYAQPKYGAGRRASSALAEFEADPVSGKPIRIRDGRFGAYVTDGETNVTIPRGQTVEDITFEIAVQMLADKRAKGPAPKRGAAKKAPAKKAPAKKAAAKATSAKKAPAKKAPAKKAPAKKTTAATSAARSAAAKKAAATRAANAAAKAAEKADS from the coding sequence TTGGCTGAAGGCAAGAAGCTCGTCATCGTCGAGTCCCCGACGAAGATGCGGTCTATTCAGGGATACCTCGGCGACGGCTACGAGGTGCTCAGCTCCGTCGGCCACATCCGCGACCTCGCCGACAAGAAGGACATTCCGGCGGAGGACAAGCAGGCCTACGGGAAGTACTCGATCGACATCGACAACGGGTTCGACCCGTACTACGTCGTGTCCGATCGCAAGACCAAGACGGTCGCCGAGCTCAAGCGCGCCCTCAAGAGTGCCGACGAACTCCTGCTCGCGACAGATGAGGACCGCGAAGGCGAGGCGATCGCCTGGCACCTTCTGGAGACCCTCAAGCCCAAGGTCCCGGTCAAGCGCATGGTCTTCCATGAGATCACCAAGGATGCGATCCAGGCGGCCGTCGGCAACACCCGCGAGCTCGACCACGACCTCGTCGATGCCCAGGAGACCCGCCGCATCCTCGACCGTCTGTACGGCTGGGACGTCTCCCCGGTGCTCTGGTACAAGGTCAAGACCGGAATCTCCGCAGGACGCGTCCAGTCGGCGGCGACCCGACTCATCGTCGACCGGGAGCGTGAGCGCATGGCGTTCACCTCCGCCGAGTACTGGGACGTCGACGCCGCAGCCGCGGCGACCGGCACGTCCTTCAAGATCCGCCTCGTCCGCGTCGACGGCGGCCAGCTCGCACGAGGCGCCGACTTCGACGACGACGGGAAGCTCAAGAAGGCCGTCGTCGTCCTCGATGAAGCCGCGGCTTCCGCTCTCGCCGAGGCGATCGACGCGGTCGGCTCCGGCTCCGTCACCAAGGTCGAGGCCAAGCCGGGAACGCGCAGCCCCTACGCGCCCTTCACGACCTCGACGATGCAGCAGGAGGCCGGGCGCAAGCTCTCCATGGGAGCCAAGCAGGCGATGGGTGTCGCCCAGCGGCTGTACGAGAAGGGGTACATCACCTATATGCGTACCGACTCCACGTCGCTGAGCACCCAGGCGGTGCAGGCGGCGCGGAGCCAGGCGGTGGCCCTCTACGGTGATGCCGCCGTGCCGCTGAAGCCGCGGGTCTACAAGTCCAAGAGCAAGAACGCGCAGGAGGCGCACGAGGCCATCCGTCCCTCGGGCGACAACTTCCGGACGCCGGCATCGCTGTCGTCCGAGCTCGATCGCGATGAGCAGCGCCTCTACGACCTCATCTGGAAGCGCACGGTTGCCAGCCAGATGGCCGACGCGAAGTACGAGACCACCACGGTCACCATCGCCGTCGATGCCGCGGGGAAGAAGGCCGAGTTCACGGCGTCCGGAACCGTCTACACCTTCAAGGGCTTCCTCGAGGCCTACGAGGAGGGGCGGGACGAGAAGCGCGGTGACGCGGATGCCGCAGAGAACCAGTCGCTCCCGGCCGTCGCCGTGGGCGATCAGCTCGCGGTGTCGGACGCTGAGGCGAAGGGCCACCGCACCACGCCGAAGCCGCGCTACACCGAGGCTTCGCTCGTCAAGGTGCTCGAGGAGAAGGGCATCGGTCGTCCCTCCACTTTCGCGTCGATCCCCGAGACGATCCTCGACCGCGGCTACGCCGTCAAGCGCGGCCAGGCCCTGGTGCCGACGTGGCTGGCGTTCAGCGTGGTGCGTCTGCTCGAAGAGCATTTCGCGGACCTCGTCGACTACGACTTCACGGCAGCGCTCGAAGACGACCTCGACACCATCGCGCGCGGTGAACAGAACCGTGTCGAATGGCTCAAGTCGTTCTACTTCGGCTCGGACTCGCACGTCGGTCTCCGTCAGGTCGTCGACAACCTCGGCGAGATCGATGCGCGTGCGCTGAACTCCACGCGCATCACCGACACGGCCACTCTCCGCTTCGGCAAGTACGGCCCGTACCTCGAGGTCGCCGACCCCGAGAACCCGGAGGCGAAGCCGCGCATCGTGAACGTGCCGGAGGAGCTGGCGCCCGACGAGCTGACAGCGGAGAAGGCACAGGAGCTCATCGATGCTCCTGTCGCGGGCGACCGTGTGCTCGGGGAGAACCCGGCGAACGGCAAGATCGTCGTCGTCAAGGACGGCCGCTTCGGGCCTTATGTGCAGGAGAACGATCCGGTGGCGGAAGACGCCGCGATCGATGAAGCGACCGGAGAGGTCGTCGAGGCCCCGAAGCCGAAGCGCGGAGCGAAGAAGGACGCGGCACCCAAGCCGCGGACGGCATCGCTCTTCCGTTCGATGTCCGTCGATGAGATCGACCTCGACACGGCGCTGCAGCTGCTCAGCCTCCCGCGCGTGGTGGGTGTCGACCCGGAATCCGGTGATGAGATCACGGCGCAGAACGGCCGCTTCGGTCCGTACTTGAAGAAGGGCACCGACTCCCGCTCCCTCGAGAGCGAGTCGCAGATCTTCAGCATCACGCTCGAGCAGGCGCTCGAGATCTACGCGCAGCCGAAATACGGTGCCGGTCGACGGGCGTCGAGCGCGCTCGCCGAGTTCGAGGCCGATCCCGTCAGCGGCAAGCCGATCCGCATTCGCGACGGTCGTTTCGGGGCGTACGTCACCGACGGAGAGACCAACGTGACCATCCCGCGTGGTCAGACCGTCGAAGACATCACCTTCGAGATCGCGGTGCAGATGCTCGCCGACAAGCGCGCCAAGGGGCCGGCCCCCAAGCGGGGAGCAGCGAAGAAGGCTCCGGCGAAGAAGGCGCCAGCCAAGAAGGCGGCGGCCAAGGCGACCTCCGCGAAGAAGGCTCCCGCGAAGAAGGCCCCGGCGAAGAAGGCCCCGGCGAAGAAGACGACAGCGGCGACATCGGCCGCGCGGTCGGCGGCGGCGAAGAAGGCGGCGGCCACCCGTGCGGCGAACGCGGCCGCGAAGGCCGCCGAGAAGGCGGACTCGTGA